The following DNA comes from Salminus brasiliensis chromosome 21, fSalBra1.hap2, whole genome shotgun sequence.
ggactatcaggagcagatcaacatcatgaacctattagctccatgctgcctaatgccaggcgtgggctatagaggggtataaagccccccagcattgaggagctgtggagcagtggaggaactgtgttctctggaatgatgagatACTACtgcattcaatacttttgggatgagttggggagtgggGCGTGCACTCCTAGTCAAATCTAGTTCGAAAACCTTCCCGTCCCAAAAGCAGGATAggctcttatttatttttttttaatacccttgatttcggaggagacaatggatgagcaggtgtcccaaaactttggTCCATAGCAGGCCAATAAGGCAATGCTTTGCTTTTTTAATGCCTAGATAATGAATGGCAGTTTATCCGTTAACTTTCATCacatgaattaatgaattacttattactaatattatttatttcattattacagAATCCGAATCAGAATCtatttatttcaccaagtatgttacacatacaaggaatttgtcttggcgagagacacagtcttaaactaaaggaaaatgacactaaacaataaatagggtaggggataaattattTTATCTACATCATTTATTAGCATGTAAATAtgaattataattttttaaatatatatatttttactaaataaaaaagTCCAGGAAAATAACATAAAGAAGAATTGGTGGTGAGTCCAGTGTGCTGAACAAGGCAACCCCtacaccaccccaccccaccctccaCTCCCCTCCACTCAGCCACGCTCCAGTCCAGCAGGAGGCGCTGCATCTCACCGCCGCTTCACGCACGCCACTAAAGGAAGACGTGGGTCGTGAAGCCGAgcgtttgttgttgttggattAGCGCATCTTTTAAGCGCTTTCCTTCAATATCTGCCGATTTTGCTCTGCGGTGCAACAGTGAAATCGGCAAAGCCATGACCAACCTGCAGTCGTTAAGCGTGTTCGTGACAGAGCGGCTAACGCTGGCCGCTCAGGAGATCTTTAAAGCCGTGGAGGTGACCGTTACAGAGTACCACGAAGAGATCTCCCGCTCCAGGCAGGAAAACGAGCTGCTGAAAAGACGACTGCTGGAGGCAGGCATCGACCTGTACCCGGGTGAGTGTCCCCGGCCTGCTGCGCCCGCTTTCAGGGAGAGGAGAAGCCGAGACACGTCGGCTGTAGCTCCCTAAGCTGGCGAGCGGCGGAGCTGCGGGGTAAACAAAAGACCGGAGGGAGCAAATCCAGGTCCGGAGAGAAGGAATCCACTCCAGGATTtcgttccaactgcctgggcggctctgctgcagcgcagctgcagcagagccgcccaggcagttggaacgaAATCCTGGAGTGGATTCCTTCTCTCCGGACCTGGATTAGCACATTTTCACCACCACTGCAAAAAAACAGGGTAGTCCCTCCTTTCCAAAAGTCACCCCCCTGTTTGTTATTTAGGGGATCCGCGTAGTGATGTCAGGAAGGGTGTATGTGGAGTCTCAGATTAATAAGATTGTGTTTAAATAAGTGATGGATTTGGGTCATTCATTAGTCTGCTGCACTCAAATGGATCAAATATGGCGTTACTATTGGTGTATTACgtcacagagaaacacacacatatacacatacacacacacctaacctaatctggccactttatcagaaacacctctttttcaaataagtaaataaataaataaaataattctgcCTTATTTATGTGAAGGACAAGTAGCCAATGTGGATACACTGtgtacagacaaaagtattgggacgcctgagTCTTTTCTAAATCAGTTCTGTTAAAAAGttgagttgatcctgctttctagtagattggcgaggagcattgctgtgaggatttgattgattgcatgtTGGGCAATCACCATGGGGCATTGGAGAGAATGGAGAGAATGATCACAGGTCTTCCAAAgcgcaatgctggggggctttatacccctcctctaataatgcccacgcctggcattattaggcagcatggagccagtaggttcataatgttgatctgctctagagagtcctattctattggcagtacttcttctctagagagactagacaagctgtgtgtgtgtgcatttgcacatctgtgtcagcaatgtgtgcaatttATTAGTtgttgaatgcatttgttagaaggggtgtccacaaacatttggacaagtgTGTTATGCAAATGAAGATTGTACAGATTGTACAGTCTCAGTACTGTAATGCATGTTTTGCAATTTCTTTACTGCTCAATTTTTCGTTAATTCAGAAATGTGTTAATTATAAAAAGTAATGTATATAAGCAAATAGTTGATACTATATAAAAGCTTTCATGAAATTTCTGTAAGATTGTAAGACCTCGGTTTATACTTGATCAGTTTGAGACATGGGGCTAAAATGCGATACGACCAGGACAGAAGAGACAATGAAAAATTATTACTTTTTATATTCATAGgatattttaaataaagttGCTTAAATTTGTTTGAAGATTTGTAAGTGAATTGTAtttgagtgcacacacacaagctctctGATTACACAAGAACACACCCATGAACACAAACTGTGTCCTTTTATATTAAAAtctaatataacaatataatactgggatataagtatatatatacaatatataagatgtattagaatataatataatatgtatatatattacagtctactgtacatttaacaataatgtgtttttttttaaataattctgatcATACGATTGATTACCTAGTAGGGCTGTGGTatgtgatatggtaaaaatactataatcacaatatttaaagtcattttcacgattcacaatatttatcacgatacatgtcaTCACAGACTAAATCAGTAGTGACTGATTctaaaaaactactattcagatcctctcccagACTGAATACAGTGCTTTTTAAtccacatctgctgctcttcattgaattaaaccagactaattactCTGTTTCTAATGaaatctgcagctgatcagtgtgtattaatcactaacaatatcctcccTATGCTTAGAAGAGCTTAttgtcacaataacaaaatttatcacgatacgatgaAATaatgacggtgctccatccaatacttttgtagtgagttggggatgatgaggtgaagtggtgatcatccaacatcttgacctcactaacacacttgctgctgaatacaatcaaatcctcacagcaatgagtcttcaaaatctagtagaaagccttcttctctggacagtagagaaagtacagttactccaacaaaatcaggaccagctctttttaatacccttgatttcaaaagaaaccatgaacgagcaggtgtcccaatacttttgtcctgatAGTGTATAAATATAAGCAAAGGTTGCAGAGCGTGTGCTGACTATAATCCTACTGATGTTTTTCCTTCAGAACTACAGCCAAGCCTCTCCATCATACATGATGATGAAGCCGATGCCGGGCAGTCAGCTTGCGGAGAGCAGTGGGGTCAGCAGAGTGAGGAGATCCAGGTGAAGCTGGAGCTCAGTGCAGCGCAGGAAGAGACCCAAGATGCTCGGCCTCAAATAGCCGCGGCTAACGAATCTGTGTCCCCGAAGCCGTGTTTGCAGAACGATCAGAAAATGGAGGAAATGTTCCATGCCCAAACGACAGAAAGCAATATGGATACTTTACTCCTCGCTAGTCCCTTCGTGCAGGTCAAAGAAGAACCCAATGAGCTGGTTTCAGATTTGGGATCCGAGGCTTTGTGTGATGCACAGACCTGCGTTTCTGCTTATCCAAACGATGCTGTGGCATCCGGTCATGCTAGCGGCCTTGGGGCTGAACTGGACAGCCACAGACTGTCGTCGATGCACAAGGCTGCACGATCTAAGGCAAGTTACAGGCTGAGCCTCATCGAGGTTCATGTAGAGTTTTGTTTTGTGACAACCCAGGGATATGGTAATGGACTAATTTCCAAATATTTGCACCTGCTAGGTGATCTTAGGGAAAGTGACGGCTTTGTCTGATTGTCAAATCTAATTCGTCAGTTGGATAATTTTAAGTTGTCTaaactaatgaatgcattttgtCAAGCTGGCCAACTAGGCCTGCAAAGATTAGTAGACAAAGTCAACACTAGTTAGAGAGCTACCGGATTTCTCAgtactcagttcagttcagatgtatttttaagatattttttttatatttgtgtatttgtatttatatttatttgagcaagccaaagacaacagtggcaaagaaaaaacGACCTCCaatcaggagaaaaaaaatcatgagaAGGACCTCTGTTTGATACCAGATAGCGGAAAACAAATAACTGCATAGAAAGAGTGAGATAATGACTTAGCTATGGCTAAGTATGGCTATGGCTATTAGTGAATGATTATAAATGCTCGTCAAGTTGCTCAGTTGgcctccatgttgcttccatgtcacAGACTGGACGGAGCGGAGTCACATGACTACACTCGGGGTAGTATGTTTTTTAGGGCACGATATATggacacacagtggggaaatatactaacgtaaaaaaaaatcacaaaaaataatgaaataatccATATAGGGAAGATTGCACCGATTAGAGGTTCTGAATATTGGTTtcaattatttattgattgattgattaattaattgatgGCCCAGCCCTAGCCTAGGTTTCTTTACAATAGAATCTGTTGCTAAACTCTTCCCTAGTCTAATTAGTGTTTAAGTGCTCTCACACACTTCTTGATTTTTATGTGTGACCATTGACCTCAGACCATCAGTGCCATTCTAAGTTCACCTTCATTTCTGTCCGGTCACAGTCAGTATGAATATATTggggatctttttttttattagtgcaTTTTCAAAtgattttgtgcattttaatgtGTTCTCCTTCTAACAAGCATTCAAAGT
Coding sequences within:
- the LOC140543326 gene encoding uncharacterized protein isoform X2, translated to MTNLQSLSVFVTERLTLAAQEIFKAVEVTVTEYHEEISRSRQENELLKRRLLEAGIDLYPELQPSLSIIHDDEADAGQSACGEQWGQQSEEIQVKLELSAAQEETQDARPQIAAANESVSPKPCLQNDQKMEEMFHAQTTESNMDTLLLASPFVQVKEEPNELVSDLGSEALCDAQTCVSAYPNDAVASGHASGLGAELDSHRLSSMHKAARSKLPLTGRARVARHKRYISYDPVGPDKDLAQWRERHLFTQRLLDEGRARCKSLHPPAKVSSQTMGKNQCLVCGKSFSSSTHMKVHQRVHSGERPYQCHFCGNNFKQNGHLQTHMRIHTGEKPFFCPKCGRRFKDQSVKNKHVKRCKVVILKGHFPVTKSTS
- the LOC140543326 gene encoding uncharacterized protein isoform X1, producing the protein MTNLQSLSVFVTERLTLAAQEIFKAVEVTVTEYHEEISRSRQENELLKRRLLEAGIDLYPELQPSLSIIHDDEADAGQSACGEQWGQQSEEIQVKLELSAAQEETQDARPQIAAANESVSPKPCLQNDQKMEEMFHAQTTESNMDTLLLASPFVQVKEEPNELVSDLGSEALCDAQTCVSAYPNDAVASGHASGLGAELDSHRLSSMHKAARSKLPLTGRARVARHKRYISYDPVGPDKDLAQWRERSHMKRARGISKLPKVGRERKMELKAENLRVLRRKETCPDVVLVDEEQSLPTQFLAGPGNMSEGVKQYDQESLEMYRSQPKALSLAGANLCVVCGRTFSSRGLLKIHLRVHSGEKPYHCHFCDKNFRQSSHLSVHVRIHTGEKPYSCPTCGKRFSDRSACNRHVKAHLEKDQVE